A genomic stretch from Terriglobales bacterium includes:
- a CDS encoding TetR/AcrR family transcriptional regulator has product MSPRPVTSVQCGWRLTVTSSKGSRGNKRRAIIKAAARLFRHKGYERTTVRDLAKAVRIQSGSIFFHFDSKEQILEAVIEEGMRRAVAALDAAVAQAHSPREKMSAILHTHLRQTLGDERDTFVVLMLDWRALPPRSRLRTVKFRDEYERHIGQVLEDLARDGVVHQNTPLLRLFLLGALNWTILWYRQDGRLTIDELADAFLDLLLPNAGRKPVPESAVDSMARFGR; this is encoded by the coding sequence GTGTCGCCCAGACCTGTTACAAGCGTTCAGTGCGGGTGGAGATTGACCGTGACATCAAGCAAGGGCAGCCGGGGCAACAAACGCAGGGCCATCATCAAAGCGGCGGCGCGACTGTTCCGGCACAAAGGATACGAGCGCACAACCGTTCGCGATCTGGCCAAGGCAGTGCGAATCCAGTCGGGAAGCATCTTCTTTCATTTCGACAGCAAGGAGCAGATCCTCGAGGCGGTGATCGAGGAAGGCATGCGGCGTGCGGTCGCTGCCCTCGACGCAGCAGTAGCGCAGGCACATTCGCCAAGGGAGAAAATGTCAGCCATCCTCCACACTCATTTGCGCCAGACGCTGGGCGATGAGCGCGATACCTTCGTGGTGCTGATGCTGGACTGGCGTGCTCTTCCTCCGAGGTCCCGGCTGCGAACGGTGAAGTTTCGCGACGAGTATGAAAGGCACATCGGGCAGGTGCTGGAGGACCTGGCAAGAGACGGGGTCGTCCACCAAAACACGCCCCTTCTGCGCCTCTTCCTGCTCGGCGCGCTCAACTGGACGATCTTGTGGTACCGACAAGACGGCCGCCTCACGATTGACGAACTTGCGGATGCATTTCTAGATCTTCTGCTGCCGAACGCCGGCCGGAAACCCGTGCCTGAGAGCGCGGTTGACTCGATGGCAAGGTTTGGCCGGTAA
- a CDS encoding TonB-dependent receptor, with protein sequence MKRFLLVFAATLACLATARAQDTGRISGVISDPSGAVVSGAAVRITNAQTGLERTLQSDVNGRYEVPRLPVGQYGVSVSMRGFQTANVPNLELHIDQDLRVDVQMRVGSATETVEVTAAPPLTETSSSEIGNVIQENRVRELPLNGRNILQLALLAPGATEAEPQSGIERFTFNSGGFTVSINGGRTDQNQYVLDGVWNGVVYFNQQNINPTVDMISEFKVKGTNADASSGFGHGGIVTYATRSGGNEFHGKLWEFVRNDIFDAKNFFDTRKPAYRQNQFGGVLSGPFLRGKYKTFFAISYEQLQIRKELTAVQTLPTAKQVSGDFSADKPIFDPLTTRPDPARPGQFIRDRFPNNIIPSNRIAAPSAYLASFFPKLTTGGVGNYVNNSKRVNRRDQANIRLDHSFSQKDQTFARFTLANFLGIEPLGVGTGANPPFNAIPVTENAFSRNLALGWTHSFSSTLLNDFRFGFNRARLPREQRGPDFFSMFNIPGSNRSPADFGLPAVSVTGFTAFGGNDTITPFNLAENDFQWADDLSWVKGSHTFKFGGDFIRTQLIHQFDFFAKGSLSFQAAFTTDPQNKNNTGNAFADFLLGFPTQNRIGLGSTYTHSFEYRIESYINDTWKIAPRLTLNLGLRYEMMRPPLFAEPLSTLASDGRIVISVPDNGPLPPQVKLYDGKGITFVTAKDAGYPATLIDTDKNNFAPRVGLAWDVSGDGKTVVRSAYGYFYTQRQQINSSAQFINDIPFYNMSTVLNQGVGFAANPTSLTPTLTWSNMIVNNVSLPGGTAFPRSLPFGEVQQWSVGIQRSLWREAALETDYVGTTGRKLLSSYNPNQIDFLGEGCVGLGAGYALPANCTRNAPRTRPFPQFGNFTSWQPKSTSDYNALIVNLNQRSRKGLTFQVGYTWAHSIDTSSGENVGGTSGNGTRDSYASVDIERGNSNFDTRHRLTISYIYQLPIGPKQRFMGRGGAVGKVLEGWQVGGITTYSKGVSFTVTQANDPTGLGLGLMPNLVCDPNQGAPHTIQQWFNTSCFVAQGSSYGNAGRNIVAGPPIKNFDIFLTKNTSLSERLNLAFRTEFFNAFNSPQFLIPQRSLGGAGFGQILGARDPREVQFSLALSF encoded by the coding sequence TTGAAACGTTTTTTGCTCGTGTTTGCGGCCACTCTGGCGTGTCTCGCGACAGCGCGGGCGCAGGACACAGGGCGAATCAGCGGCGTCATCAGCGACCCTTCCGGCGCCGTCGTCAGCGGCGCGGCCGTCCGTATCACCAACGCGCAAACCGGCCTTGAACGCACCCTGCAGTCCGACGTCAACGGTCGTTACGAAGTCCCCAGACTTCCCGTCGGTCAGTATGGCGTCTCGGTTTCAATGCGCGGTTTCCAAACCGCCAACGTGCCCAACTTGGAGCTCCACATCGATCAGGACCTGCGTGTCGACGTGCAGATGCGCGTGGGCAGCGCCACCGAGACGGTCGAGGTCACTGCCGCGCCTCCGTTGACCGAAACCAGTTCGAGTGAGATCGGCAACGTGATCCAGGAAAACCGCGTCCGCGAACTCCCGCTCAACGGCAGGAACATCCTTCAGCTTGCCTTGCTCGCCCCGGGTGCGACCGAGGCCGAGCCGCAAAGTGGTATCGAGCGCTTCACGTTCAACAGCGGCGGCTTCACCGTCAGCATCAACGGCGGGCGCACCGACCAGAATCAGTACGTGCTCGACGGCGTCTGGAATGGCGTCGTTTACTTCAACCAGCAAAACATCAATCCCACGGTAGACATGATTTCTGAGTTCAAGGTCAAGGGCACGAACGCCGACGCCAGCAGCGGTTTTGGCCACGGTGGCATTGTGACGTACGCGACGCGCTCCGGCGGAAACGAGTTCCACGGAAAACTGTGGGAGTTCGTGCGTAACGATATTTTCGACGCAAAAAATTTCTTCGATACACGGAAGCCGGCTTATCGCCAGAACCAGTTCGGCGGCGTCTTGAGCGGTCCATTTCTCCGCGGCAAATACAAGACGTTTTTCGCCATCAGCTACGAGCAACTGCAAATCCGCAAGGAGCTGACCGCCGTCCAGACTCTGCCCACGGCAAAGCAGGTAAGCGGAGACTTCTCTGCCGACAAGCCCATCTTTGACCCGCTAACCACTCGTCCCGACCCGGCGCGCCCGGGCCAGTTCATCCGCGATCGCTTTCCGAACAACATCATCCCGAGCAACCGGATTGCCGCTCCCTCCGCTTACTTGGCCAGCTTCTTCCCGAAGCTTACGACTGGCGGTGTGGGCAACTACGTCAATAACTCAAAGCGCGTCAATCGGCGCGATCAGGCCAACATTCGGCTCGACCACAGCTTTTCTCAAAAAGACCAGACATTCGCCCGCTTCACCTTGGCGAACTTCCTCGGAATCGAACCCCTGGGCGTGGGAACCGGCGCCAATCCGCCGTTCAACGCAATTCCGGTCACCGAGAACGCTTTCAGCCGCAACCTGGCGCTCGGCTGGACACACTCGTTCAGCAGCACCCTTCTGAACGATTTCCGATTTGGCTTCAACCGGGCTCGCTTGCCGCGCGAACAGCGCGGCCCTGATTTCTTCAGCATGTTCAACATTCCCGGCTCCAACCGCAGCCCCGCCGACTTCGGTCTCCCCGCGGTTTCGGTCACCGGCTTCACGGCTTTCGGCGGGAATGACACGATCACACCCTTCAACCTCGCCGAAAACGATTTTCAATGGGCTGACGACCTGAGTTGGGTCAAGGGCAGCCATACCTTCAAGTTTGGCGGCGATTTCATTCGTACCCAGCTCATTCACCAGTTCGACTTCTTCGCAAAGGGTTCGCTCAGCTTCCAGGCTGCTTTCACCACGGACCCGCAGAACAAAAACAACACCGGGAACGCATTTGCCGATTTCCTGCTCGGATTTCCCACGCAGAATCGAATCGGCTTGGGGTCAACGTATACCCACAGCTTCGAATATCGCATCGAGAGCTACATCAACGACACTTGGAAGATTGCGCCCCGGCTCACCCTCAATCTCGGCCTTCGCTACGAGATGATGCGCCCGCCGTTGTTTGCCGAACCGCTTTCGACGCTCGCGTCTGACGGCCGGATCGTGATCAGCGTACCCGATAACGGACCGTTGCCCCCGCAGGTCAAACTGTACGACGGAAAAGGAATTACCTTCGTTACGGCAAAGGACGCGGGATATCCCGCGACCCTGATCGACACCGACAAGAACAACTTTGCGCCGCGAGTGGGTCTTGCTTGGGACGTTTCGGGCGACGGCAAGACGGTGGTCCGCAGCGCCTACGGATACTTCTACACCCAGCGGCAACAAATCAATTCGTCGGCCCAGTTCATCAACGACATCCCCTTCTACAACATGTCAACCGTGCTGAATCAGGGCGTTGGTTTCGCTGCCAATCCAACTTCCCTTACGCCCACGTTGACGTGGAGCAACATGATTGTGAACAACGTGTCGTTGCCCGGCGGCACAGCGTTTCCCAGGTCGCTCCCCTTCGGCGAAGTCCAGCAATGGAGTGTCGGTATACAGCGCTCACTCTGGCGCGAGGCGGCCCTGGAAACCGACTACGTCGGTACCACCGGGCGCAAGCTGCTCTCCAGCTACAACCCCAACCAGATTGACTTCCTCGGCGAAGGCTGCGTCGGGTTAGGGGCTGGCTACGCGCTTCCGGCCAATTGCACCCGTAACGCTCCGCGCACGCGCCCCTTTCCGCAGTTCGGAAACTTCACCAGTTGGCAACCGAAGTCGACCTCCGACTACAACGCCCTGATTGTCAATCTCAATCAGCGAAGCAGAAAAGGGCTCACCTTCCAGGTGGGCTACACGTGGGCCCACTCGATTGACACATCTTCCGGTGAGAACGTCGGCGGGACCTCAGGCAACGGCACTCGCGATTCCTACGCATCAGTCGACATCGAGCGCGGCAACTCCAATTTTGACACGCGTCACCGCCTGACCATCAGCTACATCTACCAGCTTCCAATCGGCCCGAAGCAGAGGTTCATGGGCCGCGGCGGCGCCGTCGGGAAGGTGCTCGAGGGTTGGCAGGTTGGCGGCATCACAACCTACTCGAAGGGCGTGTCGTTCACGGTCACGCAGGCCAATGATCCGACCGGACTTGGACTGGGCCTGATGCCGAACCTGGTGTGCGATCCCAACCAAGGCGCCCCGCACACGATCCAGCAGTGGTTCAACACGTCCTGTTTCGTCGCCCAGGGCTCCAGTTACGGCAACGCGGGACGGAACATCGTTGCCGGACCGCCGATCAAGAATTTTGACATCTTCCTCACCAAGAACACGTCGCTCAGTGAGCGCCTGAACCTGGCGTTCCGGACCGAGTTCTTCAACGCATTCAACTCCCCGCAGTTCTTGATCCCGCAACGTTCGCTCGGCGGGGCGGGGTTCGGGCAGATCTTGGGGGCCCGTGACCCGCGCGAAGTTCAGTTTTCGCTCGCATTGTCGTTCTAG